A single Montipora foliosa isolate CH-2021 chromosome 7, ASM3666993v2, whole genome shotgun sequence DNA region contains:
- the LOC138009746 gene encoding uncharacterized protein codes for MLEDGYRDLRRLGLEAEITTTSSVSIIERKLPMDIRREWAQSVSSDASMVDKMNKFPSLLRFLLNQKRAIEYDCAALRAYNSNTAMSKAVTHHATAREYTDERQSNYSKCLFHNNAEHWTSECKLYLSESVDGRKRMLKEKDNAASISLITNKKAREEKLKGIRAELSIVKVGAKSEKIASEKYRLCLIDKKGQIVEFDIYGIDKITSDIQSINIDGIVQLFKNVSKEEIVRPTGAINVLIGCEYAGFHLEREQNSEHLLLLKNHFGRCIGGTHPLIKETSVKPNLSDVKVLHVMKANVEDFYNIENLGIECKPRCGGCKCGRCPIGSKEYSIKEERELELIDKNLEYDYQDGRWIAEYPWIKNPSALPDNRRVAVATLISTEKRLLKNPQHAKIYDMQIKDMVARDVARKLSKKELNSYKGPIHYISHHEVLKPDSKSTPVRIVFNSSTNYMGHVLNEYWAKGPDLLNNLVGVLIRFRENQVALMGDIRKMYHTVKTKPIDQHTHRFLWRDMDTTREPDTYIIQRVSFGDKPSGTIATVALRKTAEMGRERYPQATQIIQDNTYMDDIIDSTEDLPTAQTIASDIENLIKKGGFQVKGWIFSDDPINQDKTAIPSEPNTSTEKVLGIIWNPVKDYLCFEVKLNFSRKKHKLRIETDSKTNPLPYEIPEQLTKRIILSQVNSIYDPLGLSGPFTVRAKIMMRQIWASDIKKNWDCPIPEENKRDWIMFFKELHEMDNVKFKRCMKPRDTVRDPILIIFSDGSSQAFGACAFVRWELKGGLFKSSLLLSKNRLAPIKKMSIDRIELCGAIINKRLKVLVQQQCRYHFQKFYHIVDSQIVHAMIQKDSYGFNTFAATCIGEIQEGTDPKDWYWVKCEYNIADWLTRGKKPSELGFGSSWQDGPTFLNQPESEWAISRNYAEQQLPDMVKTVRIATAVIKDDIVTRININNYSNYKRLLRLTARVLSMSMKPTFFNVKREPTAEDLMKAEDLWIKEAQRNLQEELKAGKYKRLCPRLRKDGIYVVGGRATRWMEMSYNKSEVILLSYGHRFSRLYAEYVHNFTLRSITNCQ; via the exons ATGTTGGAGGACGGATACAGAGACCTAAGAAGACTTGGACTTGAGGCAGAGATTACAACGACCAGTTCTGTAAGCATTATAGAAAGAAAATTACCGATGGATATAAGGAGAGAGTGGGCTCAATCGGTCAGCTCAGATGCAAGTATGGTTGACAAGATGAACAAGTTTCCAAGCCTTTTACGATTTTTACTAAATCAAAAGAGAGCCATAGAATATGATTGTGCCGCACTTCGGGCTTACAACTCCAACACGGCAATGTCTAAAGCAGTCACGCACCACGCAACCGCGAGAGAATACACTGACGAAAGACAATCGAATTATTCTAAATGCTTGTTCCACAACAACGCTGAGCACTGGACAAGTGAATGTAAATTATATCTGTCCGAATCAGTagatggaagaaaaagaatGCTAAAGGAAAAGG ACAACGCGGCTTCCATATCACTCATCACAAACAAAAAGGCACGGGAAGAGAAACTAAAGGGAATACGGGCAGAGCTGTCTATCGTAAAAGTGGGTGCGAAAAGCGAGAAGATTGCATCAGAAAAGTACCGGTTATGTCTCATTGACAAAAAAGGCCAAATTGTCGAGTTTGACATTTATGGCATCGACAAGATCACCTCAGACATTCAAAGCATAAATATTGATGGTATAGTGCAATTGTTCAAAAACGtttcaaaggaagaaattgTGCGCCCTACCGGAGCAATCAATGTCCTAATAGGCTGTGAATACGCTGGATTTCACCTTGAGAGAGAGCAAAACTCAGAACACTTGCTGCTTCTGAAGAATCACTTCGGCCGATGCATAGGAGGAACACACCCATTAATCAAGGAAACCAGTGTGAAACCTAATCTCAGTGATGTAAAAGTCCTTCATGTTATGAAAGCGAACGTAGAGGATTTCTACAACATCGAAAATCTTGGAATCGAGTGTAAACCCCGCTGTGGAGGATGTAAATGCGGGAGATGTCCCATTGGGAGTAAAGAGTACAGCATTAAAGAGGAAAGAGAACTTGAGCTGATCGACAAAAATCTCGAATATGACTATCAGGATGGTCGATGGATTGCAGAATATCCTTGGATCAAAAACCCTTCTGCCCTCCCAGATAACAGGCGAGTAGCCGTGGCAACGCTGATCTCTACGGAGAAAAGGCTCCTCAAGAACCCTCAGCACGCCAAAATCtacgatatgcaaataaaaGATATGGTTGCAAGGGATGTTGCCCGTAAACTCAGTAAAAAAGAACTAAACAGTTACAAAGGCCCCATACATTATATCTCACATCATGAAGTTCTCAAACCAGATTCGAAGTCTACACCGGTTAGAATAGTGTTCAATAGTAGCACTAACTACATGGGCCATGTACTTAATGAATATTGGGCAAAAGGTCCAGATCTACTCAACAATCTAGTGGGAGTATTAATACGGTTTAGGGAGAACCAAGTAGCATTGATGGGTGATATCAGGAAGATGTACCATACCGTAAAGACGAAGCCAATAGATCAGCACACCCACCGATTCTTATGGCGAGATATGGACACGACGAGAGAACCAGATACATATATCATACAAAGAGTATCATTTGGTGATAAGCCATCAGGCACCATTGCGACAGTAGCCCTAAGAAAAACCGCTGAGATGGGAAGAGAAAGGTACCCACAAGCAACACAAATTATCCAAGATAATACTTACATGGATGACATCATTGACAGCACCGAGGACCTACCAACAGCGCAAACAATTGCCAGCGATATTGAGAATTTGATTAAGAAGGGTGGATTCCAAGTCAAGGGCTGGATATTTTCAGATGATCCTATAAATCAAGACAAAACGGCTATACCTAGCGAGCCAAATACATCGACAGAGAAAGTCCTCGGAATAATCTGGAATCCAGTCAAGGATTACTTATGCTTTGAAGTTAAACTAAACTTTTCACGTAAGAAACACAAGTTGCGCATCGAAACAGATTCAAAGACTAATCCGCTCCCCTACGAAATTCCAGAACAGCTAACGAAACGCATTATTCTTTCACAAGTTAATAGCATCTACGATCCACTCGGATTATCAGGACCTTTCACAGTGAGAGCGAAAATAATGATGCGTCAGATATGGGCAAGCGACATCAAGAAGAACTGGGACTGTCCTATTCCGGAGGAGAATAAGCGAGATTGGATAATGTTCTTCAAAGAACTACATGAGATGGACAATGTCAAATTTAAAAGATGCATGAAGCCACGTGATACAGTCCGAGATCCAATATTGATTATCTTTAGCGATGGATCCAGCCAAGCCTTCGGCGCATGTGCTTTCGTAAGATGGGAACTAAAGGGTGGCCTGTTTAAAAGTAGCCTGCTTCTGTCCAAAAACCGCCTTGCCCCGATTAAGAAGATGTCTATTGACCGCATAGAGCTATGCGGAGCAATAATCAACAAACGACTAAAAGTGCTCGTACAACAGCAGTGCAGATATCATTTCCAGAAATTCTACCATATCGTTGATTCACAAATAGTGCATGCTATGATTCAAAAGGATTCCTATGGTTTCAACACATTTGCCGCGACGTGCATAGGGGAAATTCAAGAAGGCACTGATCCTAAAGATTGGTACTGGGTCAAATGCGAGTATAACATTGCCGATTGGTTAACGAGAGGCAAGAAACCGAGTGAGCTTGGTTTTGGTAGTAGTTGGCAGGATGGACCCACATTCCTTAACCAACCCGAGAGTGAATGGGCAATAAGTCGTAATTACGCTGAACAACAATTACCGGACATGGTGAAAACCGTAAGAATTGCGACTGCAGTTATAAAGGACGATATAGTAACCAGAATTAacataaacaattattccaactATAAGAGATTGCTACGATTGACAGCGCGAGTTTTGTCGATGTCGATGAAACCTACATTCTTTAATGTCAAAAGGGAACCCACTGCAGAAGATCTCATGAAGGCTGAAGATCTGTGGATCAAAGAAGCTCAGAGGAACTTGCAGGAAGAACTCAAGGCAGGAAAATACAAACGTCTATGTCCTCGCCTACGTAAAGATGGAATATATGTCGTGGGAGGTCGTGCCACCCGTTGGATGGAAATGAGTTACAACAAAAGCGAAGTTATATTATTATCCTATGGGCATCGCTTCTCACGTCTCTACGCAGAATATGTCCATAACTTTACATTACGGAGTATTACCAACTGCCAGTAA
- the LOC138010964 gene encoding uncharacterized protein isoform X1, giving the protein MASTSGGGGGHGGKRKNSGRKRIFRDSKEAKKEWERCRKRIYLENNIFKSWLQAKFNAGYEACTDSAFAAHLLSLEFRRRDESSVDVLSSSISHVTRKHVDVGVEIEGPPTSTPVKPSVEPCIVESPIVGCQEQSPVKCSLDGSTANNLTTPHENSNLKLNSSLFTDDEGSAEESEDSSSEIVRYKKLYNSAIQQLNADDSISDDSGAESEEMDLNFIESNSSDDESLMEDVGTLVEESDVEMPTEDIPCVEDRPDVSCVDDRPDVPCVEDRPDVPCVEDRPECGPHRKLSRGEDLFKFRKEVKLARERKFICSLDLFLKLFEGSCKTPDCDKALQVKHHFVGTTLVVNTWCKDGHTFRFASSEELNGMFSNNLQAAAAILLSGNNFSKVSRMADFMGLSFLSSSTFYRMQRLYLFPAVEEWWSWMREELVKEFAGSEVVVGGDGQCDSPGFSAKNLCYFLMEITSSYILEIEVRDKRHVGLASTNMEKDALKNALSRLKNVLNVVELATDASSSIKKLIANEFGEVFHSLDVWHKSKSIRKCLAKIGQAKSMSKIKAWSDAIIKHFWYCCCVCKQSESTSDEEALKVMKDKWIGLLHHVCDSHVWLSGKCDHEDQVHNPSLPWFDRRDNDYAELQKIILNPELLESFKYYVRFRHTGNIECANSLSLVYTPKRTPFRYVHSP; this is encoded by the exons atggcgtcgactAGTGGTGGTGGCGGCGGTCAcggaggaaaaaggaaaaattcagGTCGAAAGCGGATATTTCGCGATTCAAAAGAGGCGAAGAAGGAGTGGGAGAGATGTCGCAAACGTATTTAccttgaaaataacatttttaaatCGTGGCTTCAGGCAAAATTTAACGCAGGATACGAAGCCTGTACTGACAGCGCCTTCGCAGCGCATTTGTTGTCATTGGAATTTCGTAGGAG AGATGAATCAAGCGTAGACGTCCTTTCTAGTTCGATCTCTCATGTGACGCGAAAACATGTCGATGTCGGTGTGGAAATTGAAG GGCCACCGACCTCAACTCCTGTGAAGCCTTCGGTTGAGCCATGTATTGTTGAATCACCGATCGTTGGTTGTCAAGAACAAAGTCCAGTCAAATGTTCCCTCGATGGAAGCACTGCTAACAACCTTACCACACCTCATGAAAA TTCCAATTTGAAATTGAACTCTTCACTTTTTACTGACGATGAGGGATCAGCAGAGGAGTCAGAAGACAGTTCTTCTGAAATTGTGAG atACAAGAAGCTATATAATTCTGCCATCCAACAGTTGAATGCTGATGACTCCATTTCAGATGATAGTGGTGCTGAGTCTGAGGAAATGGA TCTGAATTTCATTGAAAGCAATTCGTCTGATGATGAAAGTTTGATGGAAGATGTGGGCACTCTTGTGGAGGAATCTGATGTTGAGATGCCTACAGAAGATATTCCATGTGTGGAGGATAGACCAGATGTTTCATGTGTGGATGACAGACCAGATGTTCCATGTGTGGAGGACAGACCAGATGTTCCATGCGTGGAGGATAGACCAGAATGTGGGCCTCACCGCAAACTAAGCAGAGGTGAAGACCTCTTCAAGTTTCGTAAAGAGGTTAAACTTGCCAGAGAGAGAAAGTTTATCTGCTCCCTAGACCTTTTTCTAAAGTTGTTTGAGGGAAGTTGTAAGACACCTGACTGTGACAAAGCCCTACAGGTCAAACATCACTTTGTGGGAACAACACTTGTTGTAAATACATGGTGCAAGGATGGACACACCTTCAGGTTTGCCTCATCTGAGGAGTTAAATGGCATGTTTAGCAACAACTTACAGGCTGCAGCAGCAATCCTTCTGTCAGGCAATAATTTCAGCAAAGTCAGTCGAATGGCTGACTTCATGGGCCTGTCCTTTCTGTCATCTTCAACTTTCTATCGTATGCAGCGACTATATTTGTTTCCAGCAGTTGAGGAGTGGTGGTCCTGGATGCGTGAAGAGTTGGTGAAGGAGTTTGCTGGTTCTGAGGTAGTTGTGGGTGGAGATGGACAATGTGACTCTCCTGGGTTCAGTGCCAAGAACCTATGTTATTTCCTGATGGAAATAACCTCAAGTTACATCCTAGAAATTGAGGTGAGGGACAAGCGTCACGTGGGCCTTGCATCTACAAACATGGAAAAGGacgctttgaaaaatgcattatCCAGGCTTAAAAATGTACTTAATGTCGTTGAGTTGGCAACTGATGCATCATCTTCCATTAAAAAGCTTATTG caaatGAGTTTGGGGAAGTCTTTCATAGCCTTGATGTTTGGCACAAGTCCAAGAGCATCAGGAAATGCTTGGCCAAG ATAGGACAAGCCAAGTCCATGAGTAAAATAAAAGCCTGGTCAGATGCTATCATCAAGCACTTCTGGTATTGCTGCTGTGTGTGTAAGCAGTCAGAATCCACATCTGATGAAGAGGCTTTAAAGGTGATGAAA GATAAGTGGATTGGCCTCCTACACCATGTGTGTGATTCACATGTCTGGTTGTCTGGGAAATGCGACCACGAAGACCAGGTCCATAACCCCAGTCTACCTTGGTTTGATAGGCGTGACAATGACTATGCAGAGTtgcaaaagataattttaaaccCGGAGTTACTTGAAAGTTTCAAATACTATGTGAGGTTCAG ACACACAGGCAACATCGAATGTGCCAACAGCCTGTCACTAGTGTACACACCAAAGAGAACACCCTTTAGGTATGTCCATAGTCCATAG
- the LOC138010495 gene encoding uncharacterized protein has product MVQCFAPDCNHQSESHTCRFFSFEFPSREKKADEYRRWIRLLRRQDREPGKHSRVCSCHFRDGNKSNGPESFKRNQNKLFPAEQGTKPKKKKSSQPGRSLCMQEVIEAAREKIKSQQVPERSESSTKEIVLEAELEQAKMEITDLKEKIGYLKNHYTVSTLNEDVLKMETGLPTRDVFNIVVSYTERFKDEINYFAGWRVESIRFEDQIFITLMKVRQNFTNLHLAQLFSCSVSTIANIVTTFIHVIHSILFTDLMTSIPSRDKNKLSAPSSFNQFGSCRVVIDCTDIEIATPGLMSQQNATYSSYRGMHSFKVIVGVAPNGVITYVSKLYPGSISDKAIVQQSGLLNHLTAGDLVLADKGFLIQDLVPNGVSVNIPPFLNNGTFTESEAQATKAIAKCRIHVERANARLKDFKILSFIPSYLRCHADIIFLLCASLVNLQFPLIKEGCEGYEFD; this is encoded by the exons ATGGTTCAATGCTTTGCGCCCGACTGCAACCATCAATCAGAAAGTCACACGTGCAGATTTTTTAGTTTCGAATTCCCTAGCAGGGAAAAAAAAGCGGATGAATACAGGAGATGGATTCGTCTATTGAG GAGACAAGACAGAGAGCCAGGGAAGCATTCCCGAGTTTGCAGCTGCCATTTCAGGGATGGGAACAAAAGTAATGGCCCTGAGAGTTTCAAGAGGAACCAAAATAAACTTTTTCCTGCAGAACAAGGAACcaaaccaaaaaagaaaaaatcgaGCCAGCCAGGAAGGAGTCTGTGTATGCAAGAAGTGATAGAGGCTGCAAGGGAGAAAATTAAATCCCAACAAGTGCCTGAGAGATCTGAATCAAgtacaaaggaaattgttttAGAAGCAGAGCTAGAACaagcaaaaatggaaataactGACTTGAAAGAAAAGATTGGATACTTAAAAAATCATTACACAGTTTCTACATTGAATGAAGATGTTTTGAAGATGGAAACTGGGCTCCCAACTAGAGATGTTTTCAACATTGTTGTCAGTTATACAGAAAGGTTCAAAGATGAAATCAATTACTTTGCTGGCTGGAGAGTCGAATCGATCAGATTTGAAGACCAAATATTTATTACATTAATGAAAGTCAgacaaaatttcacaaatcTTCATCTTGCTCAATTATTTAGCTGTAGTGTATCCACAATTGCAAATATTGTTACTACATTCATCCATGTtatccattcaattttatttactGATCTCATGACATCAATCCCTTCTAGGGATAAGAACAAACTGTCTGCCCCATCATCATTTAATCAATTTGGGTCTTGTAGGGTAGTAATAGACTGTACGGACATCGAGATCGCCACACCAGGATTAATGAGCCAGCAAAATGCTACTTACTCGAGTTATAGAGGAATGCATTCTTTTAAAGTCATTGTGGGTGTTGCACCAAATGGTGTAATTACCTATGTCAGTAAGCTATATCCAGGTTCGATATCTGATAAAGCAATTGTGCAGCAATCTGGATTGTTAAATCACCTGACTGCTGGGGATTTGGTCCTAGCCGACAAAGGCTTTCTGATTCAGGACCTTGTACCAAATGGTGTCTCAGTAAATATTCCACCTTTTCTAAACAATGGGACATTCACTGAAAGTGAAGCACAGGCAACAAAGGCCATCGCAAAATGTAGAATTCATGTTGAGAGGGCAAATGCTCGGCTTAAAGATTTTAAGATATTAAGCTTTATTCCTTCATATTTACGCTGTCATGCAGACATTATTTTTCTGCTGTGTGCATCACTTGTCAATTTGCAGTTCCCACTGATCAAAGAGGGATGTGAAGGATATGAATTTGATTAa
- the LOC138010964 gene encoding uncharacterized protein isoform X2, whose translation MASTSGGGGGHGGKRKNSGRKRIFRDSKEAKKEWERCRKRIYLENNIFKSWLQAKFNAGYEACTDSAFAAHLLSLEFRRRDESSVDVLSSSISHVTRKHVDVGVEIEGPPTSTPVKPSVEPCIVESPIVGCQEQSPVKCSLDGSTANNLTTPHENSNLKLNSSLFTDDEGSAEESEDSSSEIVRYKKLYNSAIQQLNADDSISDDSGAESEEMDLNFIESNSSDDESLMEDVGTLVEESDVEMPTEDIPCVEDRPDVSCVDDRPDVPCVEDRPDVPCVEDRPECGPHRKLSRGEDLFKFRKEVKLARERKFICSLDLFLKLFEGSCKTPDCDKALQVKHHFVGTTLVVNTWCKDGHTFRFASSEELNGMFSNNLQAAAAILLSGNNFSKVSRMADFMGLSFLSSSTFYRMQRLYLFPAVEEWWSWMREELVKEFAGSEVVVGGDGQCDSPGFSAKNLCYFLMEITSSYILEIEVRDKRHVGLASTNMEKDALKNALSRLKNVLNVVELATDASSSIKKLIANEFGEVFHSLDVWHKSKSIRKCLAKIGQAKSMSKIKAWSDAIIKHFWYCCCVCKQSESTSDEEALKVMKDKWIGLLHHVCDSHVWLSGKCDHEDQVHNPSLPWFDRRDNDYAELQKIILNPELLESFKYYTHRQHRMCQQPVTSVHTKENTL comes from the exons atggcgtcgactAGTGGTGGTGGCGGCGGTCAcggaggaaaaaggaaaaattcagGTCGAAAGCGGATATTTCGCGATTCAAAAGAGGCGAAGAAGGAGTGGGAGAGATGTCGCAAACGTATTTAccttgaaaataacatttttaaatCGTGGCTTCAGGCAAAATTTAACGCAGGATACGAAGCCTGTACTGACAGCGCCTTCGCAGCGCATTTGTTGTCATTGGAATTTCGTAGGAG AGATGAATCAAGCGTAGACGTCCTTTCTAGTTCGATCTCTCATGTGACGCGAAAACATGTCGATGTCGGTGTGGAAATTGAAG GGCCACCGACCTCAACTCCTGTGAAGCCTTCGGTTGAGCCATGTATTGTTGAATCACCGATCGTTGGTTGTCAAGAACAAAGTCCAGTCAAATGTTCCCTCGATGGAAGCACTGCTAACAACCTTACCACACCTCATGAAAA TTCCAATTTGAAATTGAACTCTTCACTTTTTACTGACGATGAGGGATCAGCAGAGGAGTCAGAAGACAGTTCTTCTGAAATTGTGAG atACAAGAAGCTATATAATTCTGCCATCCAACAGTTGAATGCTGATGACTCCATTTCAGATGATAGTGGTGCTGAGTCTGAGGAAATGGA TCTGAATTTCATTGAAAGCAATTCGTCTGATGATGAAAGTTTGATGGAAGATGTGGGCACTCTTGTGGAGGAATCTGATGTTGAGATGCCTACAGAAGATATTCCATGTGTGGAGGATAGACCAGATGTTTCATGTGTGGATGACAGACCAGATGTTCCATGTGTGGAGGACAGACCAGATGTTCCATGCGTGGAGGATAGACCAGAATGTGGGCCTCACCGCAAACTAAGCAGAGGTGAAGACCTCTTCAAGTTTCGTAAAGAGGTTAAACTTGCCAGAGAGAGAAAGTTTATCTGCTCCCTAGACCTTTTTCTAAAGTTGTTTGAGGGAAGTTGTAAGACACCTGACTGTGACAAAGCCCTACAGGTCAAACATCACTTTGTGGGAACAACACTTGTTGTAAATACATGGTGCAAGGATGGACACACCTTCAGGTTTGCCTCATCTGAGGAGTTAAATGGCATGTTTAGCAACAACTTACAGGCTGCAGCAGCAATCCTTCTGTCAGGCAATAATTTCAGCAAAGTCAGTCGAATGGCTGACTTCATGGGCCTGTCCTTTCTGTCATCTTCAACTTTCTATCGTATGCAGCGACTATATTTGTTTCCAGCAGTTGAGGAGTGGTGGTCCTGGATGCGTGAAGAGTTGGTGAAGGAGTTTGCTGGTTCTGAGGTAGTTGTGGGTGGAGATGGACAATGTGACTCTCCTGGGTTCAGTGCCAAGAACCTATGTTATTTCCTGATGGAAATAACCTCAAGTTACATCCTAGAAATTGAGGTGAGGGACAAGCGTCACGTGGGCCTTGCATCTACAAACATGGAAAAGGacgctttgaaaaatgcattatCCAGGCTTAAAAATGTACTTAATGTCGTTGAGTTGGCAACTGATGCATCATCTTCCATTAAAAAGCTTATTG caaatGAGTTTGGGGAAGTCTTTCATAGCCTTGATGTTTGGCACAAGTCCAAGAGCATCAGGAAATGCTTGGCCAAG ATAGGACAAGCCAAGTCCATGAGTAAAATAAAAGCCTGGTCAGATGCTATCATCAAGCACTTCTGGTATTGCTGCTGTGTGTGTAAGCAGTCAGAATCCACATCTGATGAAGAGGCTTTAAAGGTGATGAAA GATAAGTGGATTGGCCTCCTACACCATGTGTGTGATTCACATGTCTGGTTGTCTGGGAAATGCGACCACGAAGACCAGGTCCATAACCCCAGTCTACCTTGGTTTGATAGGCGTGACAATGACTATGCAGAGTtgcaaaagataattttaaaccCGGAGTTACTTGAAAGTTTCAAATACTAT ACACACAGGCAACATCGAATGTGCCAACAGCCTGTCACTAGTGTACACACCAAAGAGAACACCCTTTAG